The following are encoded together in the Cicer arietinum cultivar CDC Frontier isolate Library 1 chromosome 2, Cicar.CDCFrontier_v2.0, whole genome shotgun sequence genome:
- the LOC101515497 gene encoding LOW QUALITY PROTEIN: uncharacterized protein (The sequence of the model RefSeq protein was modified relative to this genomic sequence to represent the inferred CDS: substituted 1 base at 1 genomic stop codon) produces the protein MTKPSNFLQKPSPIIVQRQENKKMMCLDEQQQRQLSNISNEDYHGNKSASIPFEWESQPGTPKQRSKEKFLPPLTPPPSYFQNATKKPTTKTKKNSQKTSFLQTLFPKRTQKKGYIPDPSPSSSNFVSYSSSSSSSSMSSYSPRPTSYXVPCSPMVHSRKSEDDEDLDDVSSSNTRIGNVRSRGRYSSMFKKVLLGDFR, from the coding sequence ATGACAAAGCCTTCAAATTTTCTCCAAAAACCTTCTCCCATTATTGTACAAAGACAAGAGAACAAGAAGATGATGTGCTTAGATGAGCAACAACAAAGGCAATTATCCAATATCTCAAATGAAGATTACCATGGAAACAAATCAGCCTCAATTCCATTTGAGTGGGAATCTCAACCAGGTACACCTAAACAAagatcaaaggaaaaatttctTCCTCCTCTCACTCCACCACCATCTTATTTCcaaaatgcaacaaaaaaacctacaactaagacaaaaaaaaactcacaaaaAACTAGTTTTTTGCAAACACTATTCCCCAAACGTACTCAAAAAAAGGGTTATATTCCCGATCCGTCACCTTCATCTTCAAATTTTGTCTCGTATTCTTCTTCGTCTTCTTCATCATCTATGTCGTCGTATTCACCACGACCAACATCTTATTGAGTACCATGTTCTCCGATGGTACATTCAAGAAAgagtgaagatgatgaagatctAGACGATGTTAGTAGTTCTAACACGCGTATTGGCAATGTAAGGTCGCGAGGGCGTTATTCTTCCATGTTCAAGAAGGTATTGCTTGGAGATTTTCGGTGA